A genomic segment from Terriglobia bacterium encodes:
- a CDS encoding tetratricopeptide repeat protein, producing the protein MKKHSILLAVAALLFLTSYASAQTQLAKVSGKVIGRDGKPLASVIVTYTNTATHKTFKMKTEKNGDYFGVGFPDGLYDVSIISGTGELLFSRKSFTVGLNPSGMVFNVDLRTVPQEAPKPSQEQLDALKAQRETALKENAIITQTNAAVQAKNWADAASGFKQLIELRPDRYDYYSGLGEAQLNLGQYEDAVHTYDKGIQVAQAGAGPKDDPARIKAVVGQMLTNQGNCYLKMRKTDQALAAYEKAAALSPNPGTAYFNLCATQYNAGKMDEAAAACAKAIAADPTKADAYFIRGSALYGSGKLDAQSKYVVPPGTVEALKKYLELAPQGGHVEDVKAMLEALGAKI; encoded by the coding sequence ATGAAAAAGCATTCAATCCTGCTGGCCGTCGCAGCGCTATTGTTCCTGACAAGTTACGCGTCTGCGCAAACGCAGTTGGCCAAAGTCAGCGGCAAGGTAATCGGCCGGGACGGCAAGCCCCTGGCCAGCGTTATAGTGACGTACACCAACACTGCGACGCACAAGACTTTCAAGATGAAGACCGAAAAGAACGGCGATTATTTCGGCGTCGGCTTTCCTGACGGCTTGTACGACGTCTCCATCATCAGCGGGACGGGCGAGCTACTTTTCAGCCGCAAATCTTTTACCGTAGGGCTGAACCCCTCGGGAATGGTTTTCAACGTGGACCTGAGAACTGTGCCGCAGGAAGCGCCTAAGCCAAGCCAGGAACAGCTTGACGCCCTCAAGGCCCAGCGGGAAACGGCGCTCAAGGAAAATGCCATCATCACCCAGACGAACGCGGCCGTGCAGGCCAAGAACTGGGCGGACGCAGCCAGCGGCTTCAAGCAACTCATCGAACTGCGGCCCGACCGGTACGATTACTACTCCGGCCTGGGAGAAGCGCAGCTCAACCTGGGGCAGTACGAAGACGCGGTCCACACCTACGACAAAGGCATTCAGGTGGCGCAGGCCGGCGCCGGCCCTAAAGACGATCCCGCCCGAATCAAGGCAGTTGTGGGCCAGATGCTCACCAACCAAGGCAACTGCTATCTCAAGATGCGCAAGACCGACCAGGCCCTGGCCGCGTATGAGAAGGCGGCGGCGCTGAGTCCGAATCCCGGCACCGCGTACTTCAACCTCTGCGCCACGCAGTACAACGCCGGCAAGATGGACGAGGCGGCTGCGGCCTGCGCCAAAGCCATCGCCGCCGATCCTACCAAGGCTGACGCTTACTTCATCCGAGGCTCGGCGCTCTATGGCAGCGGCAAGCTCGACGCGCAGAGCAAGTACGTTGTGCCACCGGGGACGGTGGAAGCGCTGAAGAAGTATCTCGAACTCGCGCCCCAAGGCGGCCACGTCGAGGACGTGAAGGCCATGCTGGAGGCGCTGGGCGCGAAGATATAG